CAAGTTGTTCTTATTTTCAAATGGGACTTTGTATATAAGAAACCTAGCCTCTTCAGACAGGGGCACTTATGAATGCATCGCTACCAGTACCACTGGTTCGGAGCGAAGAGTAGTAATGCTTACAATAGAAGAGCGAGTGACCAGCCCCAGGATAGAAGTTGCATCTCAGAAAAGGACTGAAGTGAATTTTGGGGACAAATTACTACTGAACTGCTCAGCTACTGGGGAACCCAAACCCCAAATAATGTGGAGGTTACCATCCAAGGCTGTGGTCGACCAGCAGCATAGGTAAGTCTATACTTTTGGGTTGGAATTATCTGCTTTATCTATTTAGCTGTACAGCTTCTGAAATGGAAAAAGTGACAGTGAGGCCAGCAGCAGTTTCAGAGTGCCCATAGACTTTGGACATAAAGGAAACTCTCTCGAAAAAACCTAATCTTTTGAGATCATTTGAATATGAAAACcattcttttcacatgcttaAGTCAAAGCATCAACTTCTTGgggtttttatattttaggcaaaataaaaaatctcatttaTCTCCATGCtaggtaaagttttaaaatagtaactgtaggccagggatggtggctcactcctgtaatcctagcactttgggaggctgagacaggtggatcacctgacatcaggagttcaggaccagcttggccaacatggtgaaaccctatctatactaaaagtacaaaaaaaacaaaaaaaaattagctgggcatggtggcaggtgcctgtaatcccagctgcttgggaggttgaggtgggagaattgcttgaacgtgggaggtggaggttgcagtgaaccgagattgcacactgcactccagcctgggcaccagggtgagactctgtctcaaaaaaaaataataattgtataaatatattcatactcTCTCTATACAAAACAGAGAAGGGGATTTTTGTGATGCAGTCAAGATTCTGGAGAGAGACACTCCATTATTTTACTCGTCAGAGTCCcctatttgacattttaaacttCATTATAATCagtacttaattttttctttcctaaaattaCAAAGCACTTTGTGAAAGTCACAATATTAAGACCTCCACCAGGTGAGATGTATTCAGGCCCCCACACTCTGATGTGATGAGACactatatacaaatacacacttTCTCTGATCTGTTATAAGCatatgaatattctttttttttttttttttttttttttttttgagatggagtcttgcactgtcgcccaggctgaagtggaatggcattatctctgctcactgcaagttccacctcccaggttcacgccattctcctgtctcagcctcctgtgtagctgggactataggcacccgccaccacacctggctaattttttgtattttagtagagatggagtttcatcatgttagccaggatggtcttgatctcctgacctcatgacctgcccgtctcagcctcccacagtgctggcattataggcatgagccaccatgcctagcctcaatattcattttatagctggctttctatataaattaaattacatcttcaaaaatcaataattatagcttatgaggtttttatttttgcaattggCATGACTTTATACAATGGTTTTTCCATTACATGACAAAAAAAGATGAGAATTTCCATCTTATATATCTGTTTATTCATTAATAGAAAACATCCATGCAAGAAAAATTACACATAGTAAATGTGAATTTGTACTCATGCTTAGgagttgaagatttttttctaataacatGAGTTGATACTGAATACAGCTAATAAATTTAACCTGTGATCTTTAGTTCAAAAGTAAATGTTAATTTTCAAGTTTTTCAAATGTCGTCAAAAATCACCTAAATTGAAATTTGTttagatttataatttttaaatgctcagtTATGAAATGTGAGTTTTGTGCTTTGGAGAGGCTGAAGATGCCTCTGCATTAATCTTTATTAAGAATTCTCTTTTACTCTGAAAAACCTTCTATTTTCAGAagtaaattatctctctcaaaaATACTAGTTTATAAAAAGAAGCATCAATAGTTCTGTCTCTTCTATGTCACAATCTTCAGTTGCATCAGATCTTGGGTGTAGGGGATATCACTCTAAGCCAGTGTTTCTCCAAGGGAAGACCCCCTACCAGCAGGCTTAGCATTGTCTGGGAATTTGTTGAATCAGGAGCTCGGATTTTGTTTTAATAAGCAATCTGTTCTTaaaagccctccaggtgattttgTTGCTAAAATTTGATGCTTGTTTTCAAACTTAATTGTTTATAAGTTAGCCGGGAAGTTTGTTAAAGAGTAGGTTTCTGTATCCCTGGTGAGACCTATTGAAGCAGAATTTCAGGAAACCAAAGCCAGGAAATACGCATCTTAAACTTGGCCTCATGTAATTCTGATGCAGTTATGAGGGATCTTCATTGAGAACCAAGTTAGAACAGTGGTTCTTTGCTGCACATGGAAACCTTTAATCTGGAAAATTTTAAGAATCCTGATGTCTAAGCCATGCTCCACACATATTAAGTCAAATGCTGGAGGTTAGACCCAGACATCAGTATTATTTTAAACTTCACAAGTGATTTTAATGTTTAGCCAAGTTTAAGAACCAATGCTTTTAGAAAGCATTAAGAAAGAATGCCAGTATAGCATGGTGGAAAGCATAAGGCTTGAGAACCAGCCCTGTGACCTAAGGCAAGTTACTAAATCTCTCTAAATACCGATTTTTCAGCTGTATCGTGAGGGAATTACTTCAAGATTAAACAACCAGTGCAAAGTACCTGGCAGTTTCCCTTCCTCTTAAGTGTATTCGTGTTGATTTTACCTTGGTTTATATGCCAGAGAAGTTCCTTCcatacttggaaaaaaaaaaaacactttttctaatattttactaTAATACTTCCCATACTTACCTTTGCTGGAGAATAACAATGACttgatggctgggcgtggtggttcacgcctgtcattccagcactttgggagaccaaggcgggaggatcacttgaacccagaagttggagacctgctttggcaacacagtgagactctgtctgtacaaaaaataaaaaaaattaggagggCATAGTGagatgtgtctgtaatcccagctactcagaggttgaggttggtggattgcttgaacctggaaggtcgaggctgcagtgagccgtgatctcaCCACGCACTCTAGCTTGGGGCtccagagtgagaacctgtctcaaaaaatataaataggtaaatagaaaatgagagagagaaaattgacTTGAGACTATTTGACTTGGTTAGCACTTATGCTATgaaaagtttttacttttctctccagttttatctaCCTGCTTAGCCCATGTTGCCCAAAAATAAGAAAGACGTTTTCTCCTATAGGTATCCCTGATAGCACTTTTAGCACCAATTCAGTCTCCATCgatctttctgaaaaactagaTTTAGTTTTACCAGGAAAGATCTGCCACCTGGTGGTTATATTTGGTATCAACCTAGTGCAAAAACCAGTCACTCTACAGCTGCCCATAGAGGGCAGATGCTGCAACAACCTTCTAAGGAACCCTGCATTGGTATTCTCTTTATaacaaagtaaaattattttttttctaaaacagagtttcatttttgtcacccagactagaaagcgattctcatgcctcagcctcccgagtagctaggattacaggcatgtaccatcatgatcagctaattttttgtatttttaatagagatggggtttcaccatgttagccaggctagtctcaaactcctgccctcaagtaatctgcccacattggcctcccaaagtgctgggattacaggcaagagccactgtgcccagccaaagtaGAATATATTTTCTAACCAAATTATTCAATAATTGTTTTGTTACTAATAACTTTTTAGAAAGTATCATCTGCCATCTTTCCTGAGAAACTGAGTTTGCTTTTTccttacctatatatattataaaatgaccATGTTTATGGATCCAATTAGTTTACTTGATATGTGAAATGGTCAAGGAAGTCATGGTGTCTAGAAATCCCGTATTTCTAGCACGTCCCTCatcattaagatttttttttaaaaattactgtgcaAGGGAGATTCGTTTGAATTCCATCTGAGAAATACTACTTATTTGCACTAAACTGTACCTGTTCAATTAGATAATTTCATCTTTCAGCAAatgatttaaaagacaataaGCTggtagtaattttaatttttattgcaacGATTTAAAGCTAATTACACAAAAACAGGTAActatgaggtgatggatatgccagTTAATCATGGTCATTTCacaatgcatatgtgtatatatgatatataaaatgtCATGTTCTACACTTCAAAGATACACAGTTTTCATTGGTCATGCTTCAATAAAGCTGGGGCAGAGGGAGACAATTCTGAGTAAAACAGTTTCCCTCATTACTAACAGCTGCACACTCAAATGAATCTCTTTTCTCCTTAGAATGGGCAGCCAGATCCACGTCTACCCAAATGGTTCCCTGTTTATTGGATCAGTAACAGAAAAAGACAGTGGTGTCTACTTGTGTGTGGCAAGAAACAAAATGGGTGATGATCTGATACTGATGTATGTCAGCCTAAGACTGAAACCTGCCAAAATTGACCACAAGCAGTATTTTAGAAAGCAAGTGCTCCATGGGAAAGATTTCCAAGTAGATTGCAAAGCTTCTGGCTCTCCAATGCCAGAGATATCTTGGAGTTTGCCCGATGGAACCATGATCAACAATGCAATGCAAGCCGATGACAGTGGCCACAGGACCAGGAGATATACCCTTTTCAACAATGGAACTTTATACTTCAACAAAGTTGGGGTAGCAGAGGAAGGAGATTATACTTGCTATGCCCAGAACACCCTAGGGAAGGATGAAATGAAGGTCCACTTAACAGTTATAACGGCTGCTCCCCGGATAAGGCAGGGTAACAAAACCAACAAGAGAATCAAAGCTGGAGACACAGCTGTCCTTGACTGTGAGGTCACTGGCGATCccaaaccaaaaatattttggttGCTGCCTTCCAACGACATGATTTCCTTCTCCATTGATAGGTACACATTTCATGTCAATGGGTCTTTGAccatcaacaaagtgaaactgcTCGATTCTGGAGAGTACGTATGTGTAGCCAGAAATCCCAGTGGGGATGACACCAAAATGTACAAACTGGATGTTGTCTCTAAACCTCCATTAATCAATGGACTGTATACAAACAGAACTGTTATTAAAGCCACAGCCGTGAGACATTCCAAAAAACACTTTGACTGCAGAGCTGAAGGGACACCATCTCCTGAAGTCATGTGGATCATGCCAGACAGTATTTTCCTCACAGCCCCATACTATGGAAGCAGAATCACAGTCTATAAAAATGGAACCTTGGAAATTAGGAATGTGAGGCTTTCAGATTCAGCCGATTTTATCTGTGTGGCCCGAAATGAAGGTGGAGAGAGCGTGTTGGTGGTACAGTTAGAAGTACTGGAAATGCTGAGAAGACCGACATTCAGAAAtccatttaatgaaaaaatagttGCCCAACTGGGAAAGTCCACAGCATTGAATTGCTCTGTTGATGGTAACCCACCACCTGAAATAATCTGGATTTTACCAAATGGAACACGATTTTCCAATGGACCACAAAGCTATCAGTATCTGATAGCAAGCAATGGTTCTTTCATCATTTATAAAACAACTCGGGAGGATGCAGGAAAATATCGCTGTGCAGCTAGGAATAAAGTTGGCTATATTGAGAAATTAGTCATATTAGAAATTGGCCAGAAGCCAGTTATTCTTACATATGCACCCGGGACAGTAAAAGGCATCAGTGGAGAGTCTCTATCACTGCATTGTGTGTCTGATGGAATCCCTAAGCCAAATATCAAATGGACTATGCCAAGTGGTTATGTAGTAGACAGGCCTCAAATTAATGGGAAATACATATTGCATGACAATGGCACATTAGTCATCAAAGAAGCAACAGCTTATGACAGAGGCAACTATATCTGTAAGGCTCAAAATAGTGTTGGTCATACACTGATTACTGTTCCAGTAATGATTGTAGCCTACCCTCCCCGAATTACAAATCGTCCACCCAGAAGTATTGTCACCAGGACAGGGGCAGCCTTTCAGCTCCACTGTGTGGCCCTGGGCGTTCCCAAGCCAGAAATCACGTGGGAGATGCCTGACCACTCCCTTCTCTCAACAGCAAGTAAAGAGAGGACACATGGAAGCGAGCAGCTTCACTTACAAGGTACCCTAGTCATTCAGAATCCCCAAACCTCTGATTCTGGGATATACAAATGCACAGCAAAGAATCCACTTGGTAGTGATTATGCAGCAACGTATATTCAAGTAATCTGACATGAAATAAACGTGggcagaatttattttttgaaagaagtttAATCAAAGGCAGCCATAGGCATGTAAATGAATTTGAATACATTTACAGTATTAAATTTACAATGAACATGCAAAATAAAAGGACTTGtaaataaatgcattataaaCTGATGATACTGATTTATTTAATGGATCTCAAAACAAACTTTTAACTTAAGGCACTTTTATTTTGCCAACAAATAACAATAAACATTAAAACAGTCCACTATAAAATAACAAATGGCTAATGTACCTGAATTTTTCAgtaaaaaaatgaacttttaataCCAGTTGCCTAGTGTCCACTTCCTATCAATGTTACAAGCATGGCACTCAGAACAGAGacaatggaaaatattaaatctGCAATCTTCTTTATGTAAATTTACCATCCTGATGTATAAATATTTTGtggtttataaatttttttgCTAAAACCTACAGAAAATAAGCACTGAACTGTCTTGATTATGATTCACCATTTGTTCACACTGAAAATTTTCATTGATGGGgaatacaaaaatgttttaataactgcatttaaaaaaaataaatgcaggcTCACTTTTCCACATGTAAAAAGCAATGTAATAACTGCACATCATAAAATGTGAAAAGGGGGTTGATTACTTTTGTCCAAATACACCcattaaaaaggttttaaaaatacaatgaaacttctttataactttaaaatctAGCTCAGGCACCCCTGGTTTGGAGCTGTTTGTTTATAAGGAAATTTTTCTGAGGAGGAATCATTGCTCTATAAGcatttcatttaattaataattCTTTATGGGATGGGAAAATGTTTGGGAGGGTctagatctattatatataatgaagTTTCACTGTATTTAAAATCTGATCAATCCTACACAAAATGTTGCTTTTTGTAATTCACTGAGTTTATATTACATGCTTAATTCAACCTGAATTAATTTGGGGAATATTATATGATTGATCTTATCTAAATCTAGGGCTGGGGTTTTCCAGTGTAATTTCTCCAGCATCTATTCAAACATTCACCTATTAGGAATTATAGGAGctttataaatgggaaaaaaaatgccaTAGGTCTTAGATATCTCAGTGCACAAAACCGAGAATTACTAACATGTTAGCCCCTGCCAATCATTTGAGACATGTGGGATAGTGCCCTTGGGTTTTCATCACACTGACTTTCAGCTAGCCCCATCTAGCCTAAAATGTGACCTGCTTGCAACTTATGTCTGATGTTAGTACCCTATGGCTGGAAGTGGTCAAAGATACTCTTTGTAATTGATCTCCCTCTACTTCCAGGCCAAGAAGGGTAAATGCAATAACAAATGCAACCCTATTAGGAAAAAGCCTACAGTGTAAACAAGAGAGTCTATGGGCTTCTTATATCCACGAATTGTGATAGGTATAGCTGACTCTATTTGATTTCAAGGTCTGCCTTTAAGGGGAGCTGGGGTCTCCATCTTATTCTAAGGTAATTTCCTCTGGTAAGGTACCAGGTTCTGCCACAGGGCTTTCCCTTGTGACCATCTTAATGCAAAAGAATGCATttgctagaaaagaaaagaaaaaaaaaaaaaaaaaagaaacctctcaAGATACAGAATTAATAGGGAGAAAATCTGAAGACTAAAGTAATTctagttattttctttataatacacAGGGGTAAAACAGCATTCCTCAACTTTCCATAGAATCTTGGAATTAGAGTCTTAGCATAACTAACCTTCTcacctaaaaaaaaagaacacagatatGCCCCACAGCCTTCATGTGCAAAATGATTAATAATTTAACTCACCTCTGCAAAATATAAAGTGCATACAAATGCTATGCAATTATAACACTCATTCTTAAAACAGTATTACTGTTGTTTGCAATGTTGAGCTACAAAATATATGGTTCAAACTGAACTGGCaaagaaatttggaaagaaataacaaagatgaaaCATGACTCACTCACTAGGCACAACATTTACATTTCGGTTCTTTTGCCAATGCAGtcattatatagatatattactTTGAATAAAACAACTTCATAAGCTTATCTAAGTATGATTCTTGAGAGGAAAAAATCTGATATACAAAACCAGCAAAAATGTGTACAGATAATCTTCTGAAAGCAGATAGACTGTTAATTTAGTGAAAAGAATGGTTTTTAATGTTTTGGCAAAGTCTTTCCCAGCCCACAGTAAACACAAAATgggcaggctggagtgaaataTTTTCACAGTGTACAAAGCAGTTCACATGGATGTTGCCACAGCAAAGTAAGCTGACATGTATTTGAGGTCATTTGCATGAGTCAAACTTTGCAATGAGTAACTCACCTAGGAAGatataaattatttgcaaaagaaaatgtcTACTAAAGTTGTACTAgctagattttaaaaaagtagatttaCGTGGTCTGCTCATTATAGACAAGTCTATTCACAGTATGCTTGactatattatatgtaaaatcatatggcaaaagaaaatgaaataacagagAACATGGGAAAATATCCCCcacatatgttttaaaatgcccTGCAATTTTCACATTCAAAGTTTTATGCATCTAAATCTAAAAAAATATTATATGGAATACTCTTAAGTTACACAAACTGATAATTTACTGGTTTCTTTTTTACTCTAATAGGAGCAAATTACCACATACTTGAACAAAGTTAAAATAGTtactatttctttataataaatttgaTGTATAATTTACTTGTGCTTTTTGCACCAATTTATAAATACAGTATATGCAATACACAACCAAGACTGACACTGACAGTaataattaaattcaaaataGCAAATACTTACCATacaaaataaacagcaaataCACCTTGTATGAAAACCAGAGCCTTCTGGACTTTGGGGCCAGATTCTCTGGAAACATGTCAAGTGTGAGCACTGGAATCTCAAGCCAGCTGCTGGGGTTTTTCCCTTAAGGTGGCATAAGGTTCAGGAGAACCAAAACTGGCAACAAATAGTTGGACGATTCCACTGCAGTTCTTTCAGGCCTTTAGGATGTACATGTTGTACCTTCACAATGACTCTCATCAATGATCTTGCCTCAAAACAAATTTGAGTACAGCTACTTCTAACAGGTTTCCGCACATCTTAGGGCGGCTCTCACAGGAACCTTGGTTTAGGTTCTTAGTTTAAGAAGTCTAAGTACTAAGCAACAATCTGTTTCAGCACCTTTTGaccacaacaaaagcaaagaaaagtccTACATAAATAAGAACAAAGTTTATAAAGTGCTTATGAGATTACAAACATTTCAAATTAGAGCAATGCAAATAAATGTCCATTTCACCATCACAGGTGAATGCGGAATAAATGGGTCACGTTTCTGTCAAGATCTGACATTCCTTTCAAATCAGTAGTTTGGTCCAGCagagtttggaaaataaaattaaaaaaaaaaaaaaaaaacttcatcattaatgaatgaaatacataaatactTTAAATCCATCATAATCCATTCTTTCTAGAAATGTGAAATTCAAAAAAAGCACCAATTTCAAAAGGTCTGCTAGCACACTCTTCCGGGAGTAGGCCTGCCTGCATGGTTCACATTTGTAAACCTACTTTAAAGGTGAGTTCAACAAAATCAAACCATAACTTCTCCTTGGATTTTTGtttaaacacctttttttttgggTATGTGTGTGAGATGTAGCATACAATACAGTAAAAtgtcaaagaaatgataaaacaaaGGGACATTTTTAAGATGACTAATGcattaaatttgattttctgtttttcagtgcAAACATAAAACATCATGTCTTCTCCTCTTGCAGATTCAGAAGTGTGAAGGATGCCCATATGGAGTCACTCCTTGCTGTGGCTGGTTgcctaaggagaaaaataaattcaaccaaACTTACAGATACAAAACTATTGCCCAGATAGCTGCTACCCTCTTGTCACTGCTCTCAGTATCAGCCGCAGGTACAGGGAAACAGAGTGACCAGAGAGTACCATCCTTGTCCTGAAAAACCCTTGTGGTAGGATTCAAGTACCACCCCACAGAGAGGCCAACTTTGGTTCACAGTCCACACTTGCCAATGCAACGCCACAGGATTTAGTTTACTGGCCCATCCAAAGTGTCTCCCTCTGAACTAAACTACTTGGTATTAACTTTCAAAAGGAGTACAGTAAAAGTTTCATAAAACATTGAAAGTTCTCAAAATGCTTATAAAAGTCAGCAATTCTGCTTTAACACATAATTCGTAAGAGAACATTAGATTGGAACTGAGCAGTTTTCTGCAAATGGCCATAAGATATGTACCTCAGAACTGTGCAAGAGTATTTGCAGgtgcaaaagtgtgtgtgtgtgatgactCAAGCATGTGCCCATGTAGA
The sequence above is drawn from the Rhinopithecus roxellana isolate Shanxi Qingling chromosome 1, ASM756505v1, whole genome shotgun sequence genome and encodes:
- the IGSF10 gene encoding immunoglobulin superfamily member 10 isoform X2; its protein translation is MGSQIHVYPNGSLFIGSVTEKDSGVYLCVARNKMGDDLILMYVSLRLKPAKIDHKQYFRKQVLHGKDFQVDCKASGSPMPEISWSLPDGTMINNAMQADDSGHRTRRYTLFNNGTLYFNKVGVAEEGDYTCYAQNTLGKDEMKVHLTVITAAPRIRQGNKTNKRIKAGDTAVLDCEVTGDPKPKIFWLLPSNDMISFSIDRYTFHVNGSLTINKVKLLDSGEYVCVARNPSGDDTKMYKLDVVSKPPLINGLYTNRTVIKATAVRHSKKHFDCRAEGTPSPEVMWIMPDSIFLTAPYYGSRITVYKNGTLEIRNVRLSDSADFICVARNEGGESVLVVQLEVLEMLRRPTFRNPFNEKIVAQLGKSTALNCSVDGNPPPEIIWILPNGTRFSNGPQSYQYLIASNGSFIIYKTTREDAGKYRCAARNKVGYIEKLVILEIGQKPVILTYAPGTVKGISGESLSLHCVSDGIPKPNIKWTMPSGYVVDRPQINGKYILHDNGTLVIKEATAYDRGNYICKAQNSVGHTLITVPVMIVAYPPRITNRPPRSIVTRTGAAFQLHCVALGVPKPEITWEMPDHSLLSTASKERTHGSEQLHLQGTLVIQNPQTSDSGIYKCTAKNPLGSDYAATYIQVI